A genome region from Corallococcus soli includes the following:
- a CDS encoding DUF4139 domain-containing protein — MRVVPSILESVTVHAEGALCTRAFVLSPEQGHLPDKVRIEGLPLALRAHSLRARVVEGPAGLLVRDLRPTFEARLPSESDLPVEQHALEASEALLSDVHARLERVRGELDTLQRLTPVFPPPRKGQPPREAPLASMLSLAGFVDTELTALHAQRLVLERQLRDATAEVELRRRRIQELSSALSGDRARLFRAAQLTLSGPLPSDTDARLVLEYAVVGARWVPTYDLRLPRTLEEGTLRMRAAVLQRTGEDWTGVRLSVSTADLMRHAEVPELKSLRIGRVQPPPARSGWREPAPGLDELFAGYDALRAPPSPALLMPEPVPQEMPMYETSEEEPGALADEQEEASFGGAPGAPPRPSAPMSKPPPPPARPGAPMVGGRAASAPRGGSVTGEVAIPRGLPRMASAPKGGGGLERAKKRKAEADFDDAPVKDLLGADDEEDGDLPPPALEPADGLLDYESLTLAPPGASDHRGRLRPRPAHVTQAMLALSAVRVQVDVVNLVAVAMNTAAAVNLLAPPTWAVPPRDSARHFDARFDAEASADVPSDGAWHTVPMLTLPVELSAEYVAVPSVEPRVFRTVRLDNPTPHALLAGPVDVTLEDEFLMTSPLPTMGPGETQRLGLGVEEALQVARNTRFDEATGGMFGNSTVLTHHVSVELANHLSRPVNVTVSERVGAVPESQKDIKVEETEVTPPWHKPTPIPGELPVEGERVWRVSIPAGAKRSLKATWVVKLPASKMLAGGNRRT; from the coding sequence ATGCGCGTCGTACCGTCCATCCTGGAATCCGTCACGGTTCATGCCGAGGGCGCGCTGTGCACGCGGGCCTTCGTGCTGTCCCCGGAGCAGGGACACCTGCCCGACAAGGTCCGCATCGAAGGCCTGCCGCTGGCCCTGCGCGCCCACTCCCTGCGCGCCCGGGTCGTGGAGGGCCCCGCCGGCCTGCTCGTCCGCGACCTGCGGCCCACCTTCGAGGCGCGGCTGCCCTCGGAGTCGGACCTGCCCGTGGAGCAGCACGCGCTCGAAGCCTCGGAGGCGCTGCTGTCCGACGTGCACGCCCGGCTGGAGCGAGTGCGCGGGGAGCTGGACACGCTCCAGCGGCTGACGCCCGTCTTCCCGCCCCCGCGCAAGGGCCAGCCCCCCAGGGAGGCGCCGCTTGCCTCGATGCTGTCCCTGGCGGGGTTCGTGGACACGGAGCTGACGGCGCTGCATGCCCAGCGGTTGGTCCTGGAGCGACAGCTGCGCGACGCCACGGCGGAGGTGGAGCTGCGCCGCCGCCGCATCCAGGAGCTGTCCTCCGCGCTCAGCGGCGACCGGGCCCGGCTGTTCCGCGCGGCGCAGCTGACGCTGTCCGGACCCCTGCCTTCGGACACGGATGCGCGCCTCGTGCTGGAGTACGCGGTGGTGGGCGCGCGCTGGGTCCCCACCTATGACCTGCGCCTGCCCCGGACGCTGGAGGAAGGCACGCTGCGCATGCGGGCCGCCGTGCTCCAGCGCACGGGCGAGGACTGGACGGGGGTGCGGCTCTCCGTCTCCACCGCGGACCTGATGCGACACGCGGAGGTGCCGGAGCTGAAGTCGCTGCGCATCGGGCGCGTCCAGCCGCCCCCCGCGCGCTCCGGCTGGCGTGAGCCCGCCCCGGGTCTGGATGAGCTGTTCGCGGGCTACGACGCCCTGCGCGCCCCGCCCTCCCCCGCCCTCCTGATGCCCGAGCCCGTGCCCCAGGAGATGCCGATGTACGAGACCTCCGAGGAGGAGCCAGGCGCGCTCGCGGACGAACAGGAGGAGGCTTCCTTTGGAGGCGCTCCCGGCGCCCCGCCCCGCCCGTCGGCTCCCATGTCCAAGCCCCCCCCGCCCCCAGCGCGCCCGGGGGCCCCCATGGTGGGCGGCCGTGCGGCGTCCGCCCCCCGGGGCGGGAGCGTCACCGGCGAGGTCGCCATCCCGCGCGGACTGCCCAGGATGGCATCCGCGCCCAAGGGCGGCGGAGGACTGGAGCGCGCCAAGAAGCGCAAGGCCGAAGCGGACTTCGACGACGCTCCGGTCAAGGACCTCCTGGGCGCGGATGATGAAGAGGACGGCGACCTCCCCCCGCCCGCGCTGGAGCCCGCGGACGGGCTGCTCGACTACGAATCCCTGACGCTGGCGCCACCGGGCGCTTCGGATCACCGCGGCCGGCTGCGGCCCCGTCCGGCGCACGTCACGCAGGCGATGCTGGCCCTGTCCGCGGTGCGCGTGCAGGTGGACGTGGTGAACCTCGTGGCCGTCGCCATGAACACCGCCGCGGCCGTGAACCTGCTTGCGCCGCCCACCTGGGCGGTGCCCCCGCGCGACTCCGCCCGGCACTTCGACGCTCGCTTCGACGCGGAGGCGAGCGCGGACGTCCCGTCCGACGGGGCGTGGCACACGGTGCCCATGCTGACGCTGCCGGTGGAGCTCAGCGCCGAGTACGTGGCCGTGCCCTCCGTGGAGCCGCGCGTCTTCCGCACGGTGCGGCTGGACAACCCGACGCCCCACGCCCTGCTCGCGGGCCCGGTGGACGTGACGCTGGAGGATGAATTCCTGATGACCTCCCCGCTGCCCACGATGGGCCCCGGCGAGACGCAGCGGCTGGGCCTGGGCGTGGAGGAAGCGCTCCAGGTGGCGCGCAACACCCGCTTCGACGAAGCCACGGGCGGCATGTTCGGCAACAGCACGGTGCTCACGCACCATGTGTCGGTGGAGCTGGCCAACCACCTCTCGCGGCCGGTGAACGTCACCGTGTCCGAGCGCGTGGGCGCGGTGCCCGAATCCCAGAAGGACATCAAGGTCGAGGAGACGGAGGTCACGCCGCCCTGGCACAAGCCCACGCCCATCCCGGGCGAGCTGCCGGTGGAGGGTGAGCGCGTCTGGCGCGTGAGCATTCCCGCGGGGGCGAAGCGTTCGTTGAAGGCGACGTGGGTCGTCAAGCTGCCCGCCAGCAAGATGCTGGCGGGCGGAAACCGGAGGACGTGA
- a CDS encoding alpha/beta fold hydrolase → MRTSWLVFSLSLLCACSTTPSVPPGGDGTDPLHQVRRVQVAEGVELEVLDYGGKGPALVFLPGLGSTAHVYDVLAPEFTATHHVYAFTRRGFGASSWPTTGYDSATLGHDVLVALDGLGLAKATLAGHSLAGDELNWLGIHHPERVEALIFLDATDNRGEIADFLKGHPLPPLPFSVLDGQPSREAVAAILEKDLGGRFPPHELEQAYEFDATTGAYLRYHRLPEATELSVRGAAEPDFAKLKGPMLAISDEQAFAGWVEFLSQSESVPADLRERARAFLPEVREHEAAQDALLRGMPNWKLVRLDGAGHYLWLTRHAEVVAAMRAFLAR, encoded by the coding sequence ATGCGAACGTCCTGGCTCGTGTTCTCGTTGTCGTTGCTCTGCGCATGCTCCACCACGCCGTCGGTGCCTCCTGGCGGCGACGGGACGGATCCCCTCCATCAGGTGCGGCGGGTCCAGGTGGCGGAGGGCGTGGAGCTGGAGGTGCTCGACTACGGCGGGAAGGGACCGGCGCTCGTGTTCCTTCCGGGCCTGGGCAGCACCGCCCACGTCTACGACGTGCTGGCGCCGGAGTTCACCGCCACGCACCACGTCTACGCGTTCACGCGTCGTGGGTTCGGGGCGTCGAGCTGGCCCACCACCGGTTATGACAGCGCCACGCTGGGGCACGACGTGCTGGTCGCGCTGGACGGGCTGGGGCTCGCGAAGGCGACGCTCGCGGGCCACTCGCTCGCGGGGGATGAGCTGAACTGGTTGGGCATCCACCACCCGGAGCGCGTGGAGGCGCTCATCTTCCTGGACGCCACGGACAACCGGGGGGAGATCGCCGACTTCCTGAAGGGCCACCCCCTGCCGCCGCTGCCGTTCTCCGTGCTCGACGGCCAGCCGTCACGCGAGGCCGTGGCCGCCATCCTGGAGAAGGACCTGGGCGGCCGCTTCCCTCCGCATGAGCTGGAGCAGGCGTATGAGTTCGATGCCACGACGGGCGCGTACCTGCGCTACCACCGGCTGCCCGAAGCGACGGAGCTGTCGGTGCGCGGCGCGGCCGAGCCGGACTTCGCGAAGCTGAAGGGGCCCATGCTGGCCATCTCCGACGAGCAGGCCTTCGCGGGCTGGGTGGAGTTCCTGTCCCAGAGCGAGAGCGTCCCCGCCGACCTTCGCGAGCGTGCACGGGCCTTCCTGCCCGAAGTGCGCGAGCACGAGGCCGCGCAGGACGCGCTGCTGCGGGGCATGCCGAACTGGAAGCTCGTGAGGCTCGACGGCGCCGGCCACTACCTGTGGCTCACGCGGCACGCGGAGGTCGTGGCCGCGATGCGTGCCTTCCTCGCGCGCTGA
- a CDS encoding M15 family metallopeptidase, which produces MSVPLLRWGLVLLVCLLAPAGFAKDVKVRKAKAKASRMVRIHGGHRMHRDAAAAFERMTAEARESGRTLLVTSAWRSYRQQHYLWRLYRKGLGPKAARPGRSNHNRGLAVDLVVGSGLESPTYLWLAGNACRFGFRRTVASEPWHWEYRPRSTPKPRDGEDCLGRPLDVEQEPAPAVVRTDAS; this is translated from the coding sequence ATGTCGGTTCCCCTGCTTCGTTGGGGCCTCGTGCTCCTCGTCTGTCTCCTGGCGCCCGCCGGGTTCGCGAAGGACGTGAAGGTCCGCAAGGCCAAGGCCAAGGCATCGCGCATGGTGCGCATCCACGGCGGCCACCGGATGCACCGCGACGCGGCCGCGGCCTTCGAGCGGATGACAGCGGAGGCCCGGGAGTCCGGGCGGACGCTGCTGGTGACGAGCGCGTGGCGTTCGTACCGCCAGCAGCACTACCTGTGGCGCCTCTATCGCAAGGGGCTCGGGCCCAAGGCCGCGCGGCCGGGCCGCTCCAACCACAACCGCGGACTGGCGGTGGACCTGGTCGTGGGCAGCGGGCTGGAGTCGCCCACCTATCTCTGGCTGGCGGGAAACGCGTGTCGCTTCGGCTTCCGTCGCACGGTGGCCTCGGAGCCGTGGCACTGGGAGTACCGGCCGCGCAGCACGCCCAAGCCCCGGGACGGTGAGGACTGCCTGGGCCGCCCGCTGGACGTGGAGCAGGAGCCCGCGCCGGCCGTGGTGCGCACCGATGCGAGCTGA
- a CDS encoding MGMT family protein: MASPTDSQDPFERIYVVCEQVPSGQVATYGDIAAIVGQGCDARTVGHAMAALGSRAASVPWQRIINRTGGISTSGVRQRELLEAEGVTFDDKGHARMDAHHWAGPSAAWAREHGFNVLPPREGPAPSPQLTLF; encoded by the coding sequence ATGGCGTCCCCCACGGATTCGCAGGATCCCTTCGAGCGCATCTACGTCGTCTGCGAGCAGGTGCCCTCCGGTCAGGTGGCGACCTATGGGGACATCGCCGCCATCGTCGGCCAGGGCTGCGATGCCCGCACCGTGGGCCACGCGATGGCCGCGCTGGGTTCGCGCGCGGCGAGCGTGCCCTGGCAGCGGATCATCAACCGCACGGGTGGTATCAGCACCTCCGGCGTCCGTCAGCGCGAGCTGCTGGAGGCCGAAGGCGTCACCTTCGACGACAAGGGCCACGCGCGCATGGACGCGCACCACTGGGCAGGCCCCAGCGCGGCGTGGGCCCGGGAGCACGGCTTCAACGTGCTGCCCCCCCGGGAGGGTCCCGCACCGTCCCCGCAGCTCACGCTCTTCTAG
- a CDS encoding DUF2339 domain-containing protein, translating to MSDEGEGQDLREAVRRLEATVAALETRLAKLEAPGAARPVSPPPAAAPPASEPERRDLEAHVGTYWLSRLGIVALIIGIAYLITYRFGELGMLARVGAGYLLSAGLGAFGLWLSRRNELFGRIVFGGGLALAYFVTYALHFIPSVRVIDSQVLALVLLAAFVVAIVTIAHRMQSETVAGIALFLGLHTGMLSDITAFTLLSTTLLAAGALFFLVRNRWVIVPLSSLVAVYSTHVVWAVRTGHMAPGAPEDDRLFLSLGFLALYFLLFSVALLARPRDLPLRASLAFTLLNWVGLTSLGAYEVSQDQEPHLFSFLLIVAVAHGAGAAVARLQRAPVGLMHAYLALAAVTLALAMPARYDDVALVAAWTVTGLVAGLAARGVESPVLRGVGVLILFVALAACEWETPGRLTLLAGLVTAFVLVERGGTVRVAGLPEPETRTLFTAVCAVGAGLSLVALIGARMPSGLITLGWVIAAFLLFGLGFAVRERWYRLAALAVMGLALGRLVLVEVARLPPDQRVLTFILLGVMLLVVSYTYTRLRDRRG from the coding sequence ATGTCGGACGAAGGTGAAGGCCAGGACCTGCGGGAGGCGGTGAGGCGGCTGGAGGCCACGGTGGCCGCGTTGGAGACGCGGCTCGCGAAGCTGGAGGCGCCCGGAGCAGCGCGCCCCGTGTCGCCGCCGCCCGCCGCCGCGCCCCCCGCCTCCGAGCCCGAGCGGCGGGACCTGGAGGCCCACGTCGGCACCTACTGGCTGAGCCGGCTGGGCATCGTGGCGCTCATCATCGGCATCGCGTACCTCATCACCTACCGCTTCGGGGAGCTGGGGATGCTGGCGCGCGTGGGCGCGGGCTACCTGCTGAGCGCGGGGCTGGGCGCGTTCGGGCTGTGGCTGTCGCGGCGCAACGAACTCTTCGGCCGCATCGTCTTCGGCGGTGGGCTGGCGCTCGCGTACTTCGTCACCTACGCGCTGCACTTCATCCCGTCGGTGCGGGTCATCGACAGCCAGGTGCTGGCGCTGGTGCTGCTGGCGGCGTTCGTGGTGGCCATCGTCACCATCGCGCACCGGATGCAGTCGGAGACGGTGGCGGGCATCGCGCTGTTCCTGGGGCTGCACACCGGGATGCTCAGTGACATCACCGCGTTCACGCTGCTGTCCACCACGCTGCTCGCGGCGGGCGCGCTGTTCTTCCTCGTGCGCAACCGCTGGGTCATCGTGCCGCTGTCCAGCCTCGTGGCCGTCTACAGCACGCACGTCGTCTGGGCGGTGCGCACCGGCCACATGGCCCCCGGCGCCCCCGAGGACGACCGGCTCTTCTTGAGCCTGGGCTTCCTCGCGCTCTACTTCCTGCTGTTCTCCGTGGCGCTGCTCGCCCGTCCGCGCGACCTGCCCCTCCGCGCGAGCCTCGCGTTCACGCTGCTCAACTGGGTGGGGCTCACGTCACTGGGCGCGTACGAGGTCTCCCAGGATCAGGAGCCGCACCTCTTCAGCTTCCTGCTCATCGTCGCCGTGGCCCATGGCGCGGGGGCGGCGGTGGCCCGGCTCCAGCGCGCGCCCGTGGGGCTGATGCACGCGTACCTGGCGCTGGCGGCGGTGACGCTCGCGCTGGCCATGCCCGCCCGCTACGACGACGTCGCGCTGGTGGCGGCCTGGACGGTGACGGGGCTCGTGGCGGGGCTGGCCGCGCGCGGGGTGGAGTCCCCGGTGCTGCGCGGCGTGGGCGTGCTCATCCTCTTCGTGGCGCTGGCGGCGTGCGAGTGGGAGACGCCGGGGCGGCTGACGCTGCTCGCCGGGCTGGTGACGGCGTTCGTGCTGGTGGAGCGCGGCGGGACGGTGCGCGTCGCCGGACTCCCCGAACCGGAGACGCGGACGCTGTTCACGGCGGTGTGCGCGGTGGGCGCGGGCCTGTCCCTGGTGGCGCTCATTGGCGCGCGGATGCCCTCCGGGCTCATCACCCTGGGTTGGGTCATCGCGGCCTTCCTCCTCTTCGGCCTGGGCTTCGCGGTGCGCGAGCGGTGGTACCGGCTGGCCGCGCTGGCGGTGATGGGGCTCGCGCTCGGGCGACTGGTGTTGGTGGAAGTGGCGCGGCTGCCGCCGGATCAGCGGGTGCTCACCTTCATCCTGCTGGGCGTGATGCTGCTGGTCGTCTCGTACACGTACACGCGGCTGCGCGACCGGCGGGGCTGA
- a CDS encoding YebC/PmpR family DNA-binding transcriptional regulator — translation MGRIFETRKATMFARWNKMAKIFTRITKDIVIAVKAGGPDPTSNSALRRAIQNARAANMPKNNVESAIKRASGQDQADYQIVLYEGYAPHGVGVLVETATDNIVRTVANVRFPFTKLGGSMATSGGVSRMFERMGTIRLDAEGVNPEELELELIDHGLEEMGESTGEKGEKQLLLRCKFSDFGKLQAAIEAKGISPVSAESEYIPLPGTLKELPEEQAQEVLKLVDMLEQDDDVQHVFHNLA, via the coding sequence ATGGGACGCATTTTCGAGACACGCAAGGCGACGATGTTCGCCCGCTGGAACAAGATGGCGAAGATCTTCACGCGCATCACGAAGGACATCGTGATCGCGGTGAAGGCCGGCGGACCGGACCCGACCTCCAACTCCGCGCTGCGCCGGGCCATCCAGAACGCCCGCGCGGCGAACATGCCGAAGAACAACGTGGAGAGCGCCATCAAGCGCGCCAGCGGCCAGGACCAGGCCGACTACCAGATCGTCCTCTATGAGGGCTACGCGCCCCACGGCGTGGGCGTGCTGGTGGAGACGGCGACGGACAACATCGTGCGCACCGTGGCCAACGTCCGCTTCCCGTTCACCAAGCTGGGCGGGAGCATGGCCACCTCCGGCGGCGTGTCCCGCATGTTCGAGCGCATGGGCACCATCCGCCTGGACGCCGAAGGGGTGAACCCGGAGGAGCTGGAGCTGGAGCTCATCGACCACGGCCTGGAGGAGATGGGCGAGAGCACCGGCGAGAAGGGCGAGAAGCAGCTGCTGCTGCGCTGCAAGTTCTCCGACTTCGGCAAGCTCCAGGCCGCCATCGAGGCCAAGGGCATCTCGCCCGTGTCCGCGGAGTCCGAGTACATCCCCCTGCCCGGCACCCTCAAGGAGCTCCCCGAGGAGCAGGCCCAGGAGGTCCTCAAGCTGGTGGACATGCTGGAGCAGGACGACGACGTGCAGCACGTCTTCCACAACCTGGCCTGA
- the dgcN gene encoding N-acetyltransferase DgcN, producing MDIDKPYLLFLGDVKDQLAAKTAHGIVDWRPEWCVGQLRLPGCAADCGLPDLDLEQARARGARTLVVGVVNPGGVLADAWIATLAQALEAGLDLATGLHKRLASFPAVAAAAARHGRKLHDVRFPDQDFATGKGTKRRGLRVLTVGTDCAVGKKYTALALEKELRQRGWKADFRATGQTGILISGRGVALDAVVSDFVAGAAEWLTPENDADHWDVVEGQGSLFHPSFAGVTLGLLHGAQPDAFIVCHEPTRTTMRGVKHALPSIQDVIDRTVLEGRLTNPAIQCTGIAINTEHLGEDAALALLEATGRAHGLPCVDPLRTGAGPLADALASRFPRA from the coding sequence GTGGACATCGACAAGCCCTACCTGCTCTTCCTGGGAGACGTGAAGGATCAGCTCGCGGCCAAGACGGCCCACGGCATCGTGGACTGGCGGCCGGAGTGGTGCGTGGGTCAGCTTCGCCTGCCCGGCTGCGCCGCCGACTGTGGCCTGCCGGACCTGGACCTGGAGCAAGCCAGGGCCCGGGGCGCGCGCACTCTGGTGGTCGGCGTGGTGAACCCGGGCGGCGTGCTGGCGGACGCGTGGATCGCCACGCTCGCGCAGGCGCTGGAGGCCGGGCTGGACCTGGCCACCGGCCTGCACAAGCGGCTGGCCTCCTTCCCCGCCGTGGCCGCCGCGGCGGCGCGACACGGGCGCAAGCTGCACGACGTGCGCTTCCCGGATCAGGACTTCGCCACCGGCAAGGGCACGAAGCGCCGGGGCCTGCGCGTGCTGACCGTGGGCACCGACTGCGCGGTGGGCAAGAAGTACACGGCGCTGGCGCTGGAGAAGGAGCTGCGCCAGCGCGGGTGGAAGGCCGACTTCCGGGCCACGGGCCAGACGGGCATCCTCATCTCCGGGCGCGGCGTGGCGCTGGACGCCGTGGTGTCCGACTTCGTCGCGGGCGCGGCGGAGTGGCTCACCCCGGAGAACGACGCGGACCACTGGGACGTGGTGGAGGGCCAGGGGTCGCTGTTCCACCCCTCCTTCGCGGGCGTCACGCTGGGCCTGCTGCACGGCGCGCAGCCGGACGCCTTCATCGTCTGTCACGAGCCCACGCGCACCACGATGCGCGGCGTGAAGCACGCGCTGCCGTCGATTCAAGACGTCATCGACCGCACGGTGCTGGAGGGCCGGCTGACGAACCCCGCCATCCAGTGCACCGGCATCGCCATCAACACCGAACACCTGGGCGAGGACGCCGCCCTCGCGCTGCTGGAGGCCACCGGCCGCGCGCACGGGCTGCCGTGCGTGGACCCCCTGCGCACCGGGGCGGGCCCCCTGGCCGACGCGCTGGCGAGCCGCTTCCCGCGCGCATGA